The following nucleotide sequence is from Harpia harpyja isolate bHarHar1 chromosome 7, bHarHar1 primary haplotype, whole genome shotgun sequence.
ACCAGCCTTCACAAATAAAGCTGAGTTAATATCTCACACGCAACATGCATTATACAGATAGCACTGGCAAACacagcttcctttaaaaataaggatgACTAATCCGTagcagtttttctttatttttttttaaaggccacaAGGCAGAGCTTTTTCCAGAAGCACCAgcctttgcttttgtgaaatagTAAGCAGTGGGTAGGGGAAGCCCTGGGACCTACTCATGCTATCCAGACAGAAGTAACCACAGAAACATTGTGGGTTTCTGTGGCCCGTGTACAACACACACAACCAGAGCACTGTGCCTTACGGTCCTCAGCAAGGCCAGATCTGACTGCCCAGACAGTTCTGAGATCGCCGCGTGTTCACAATACTTACAAAGAAGGTATCTGCTGTGAAGAGGGGTGACACAAACAATCCTGTATttccctgggaaagaaaaaaaaagggaaaaagataagGCATAAGATAGTTTTCACCCACAATATTGCAACATCCCCCTGCGCTTCCTGGGTCAGGGAAGGGATGcgctggaaaaaaagcagcatgcaggGTTCTGTAATCGAAGCGGAGCATCTGCATTAGCTCGGTGGGCCCAGTCCCCCATGCAAGGTCACTCGGGCTTGCAGGGAGACACATTAGCACTACCAAGCCTGCTTTAATGCAAAGCTGTGGTCAAACCACAGCCGAGCCAGCACTAAAGGAGGTCACTTGGGGACTACAAAAAggtaatgaattaaaaaaaaacccaccaccaccaaaaaaaccctataagCAGATGTATACTGACAAGCGGGCAAGTCAACAGCTTCGCTCTGGCAAGCTGCGTGGTCATCTGCATGAAACAGGCAGAGAAGTAACAGCCCGGTTCCCAGGAGGCAGCAAAATACTCTGTATCTACACAGAACACTGAACAGATTTAGGTTACAGCTTTTAGCCAGCCCCACTTACCAACCTCTCCCCCTCCCAGCTTTGCAGCCCTAAAACCCAccaaatctgtcatttttttaagCACTCAGAAATGGAGATTTGCCACCGATGTGATTTTTGGTGGTGGCACTATTAAAATACTTACCCACCTCACAGACAAGGGCTGTGAAATCTTAAATTTGTGAGTGTTTGCAAATGATTTTGAAAGCCTTCCAAGGAAGGTGCTGTAGGATTGTAAATCCTTCCCATTATTAATAAAATGAAGCTATTGTTCCAGCTCTAATCAAGACTTGTCTCCAGCTGggcaattttaaaatgcaattcaaaacacacacacacacacaaaaaaaaaccaaccaccatcATGAGGAAGCTTCAACCCACaggctactaggaaaaaaaaataaaaatcactgaaagagCTAGCTGTTCTTttaaggggaagggggaaagaaaataaaaaataacaacccTGCTATTTAAAATGAATTCCAAGCAGGAtcatgttgggggggggggggggggggagcctccCTCCCACTGCCTGGGAAAGGTCACTTCTGCCATCGGTGCCCTCGCTATGCCAGATCAAGGCTGCGGCAGTGCGTGCGAGCAAGCAAGCGAGTAACCCCATTGCTGCGAGCCCAGCCTCATCCATTTCCATCAGGAGACatctctgcttttaatttatttagcaaagggggaggaaaaagaagattaaaaaaacaacaaaaaaaaaaaacaaaaacccccagaacCCCCCTTGCAAACACCTCCTAGCACCCTTTTCAAGGATGGGGAAATCTAGCAAGGGGGAGAGGCTTGGAAAAAGGCTGCCAGCCGGGTAGGGAAAGCAGGCAGAGGTGGTGCATCctttgcatcctcctcctcccccggcggCAGGCGCCACGCCTGCCCGGCGCTGCGGCAAAGGCTCCGCAGTGGGTGCTCCCCTCCCCCGTAGAAACTTCTGGAATAAGCAGACAAgctggagagaggggagaaaCCTTTATACCCGCAgcggaataaaaaaaaaaaaaaagagagagagagagagagagagcaagcaaCAGAGCACATAATAAAAGGGAGAAGATTGCACAAGGATGGGATgcgtgcagggaaaaaaaattagatatatataaaaattaagccCATGAGCGGCTTTGGCAGCCCTGGCTCGGCGGGGTTTTGCAGCCTGCTTGGCTTTAAATAAAACGCCCCAAcacaaagcacacacacaaaaaaaatggtgGTGTTTGGAGCGCTAGATGGTGGGATAAAGGAGCTGATCCCTCCTCCCGGATCTACAGCAAAGCCCTGCCATTTCAGTTGAACTAATTTGTCCTCTCTTTTTGTTGCAATGAATTGTCTGATCCGGACTATTTGATTGCATTTGCAGCTTCAGTtactggggtttgtttttgtgtgcttttttttttcctttttggttctcttttattgttggtttttttctgggtgtattttttcctctttcaatttaaaaaaatcctccccaAATCTCCCAAGGAAAATCTACATCTCTGTggaacaaataaaacattcaggCACAAACTTCCACCATGGACTGTAAAAAAGAGATGggttgctttttgttcttttttcttttttttttttatggcatttttttctcctgcttttagGATATATGGTAGTAGAAAACCAATGGAGGAAAACAAaggtaatatatatatatataaatatataaaatcaaACATATATATGGGCCAAAATTACAGTGATTATATATAATTAAATCATACTGTTTCAGGTGTGTGGGtttattttgtattctgtaaTCAGTCCCTGGAAAAAGGagatagatataaaaatatgtagtaaatacatagaaatatttctgtatagGTAGAAATAAAAGAGCATCTATATGGGCCTAAATCTGTAATTCCAGGaaaaaatagcagtattttaGGCATGCGGTTTTTAATAAAGAAGGGGCAATGTTATAACGTAGCCTGTAACAACACTGTGGTACAGGAAAAGGTAaggcaacattaaaaaaaaatatttaaaaaaagcatacGTGGTACCTTGGCTGCAGCCTCCAACAACGAGCGTTTGGATGTtacagggtatttttttttttttatggtattaCCACGTCTGATCACACCAAGTTATGCTTTTAATTAACCGAATGGCGGGCAGGTCGTTGTGGGGAGCAAGGCAAGCAGCAATGGCTTCTTCCCCACGCCACTCCGGCTCAGAAGATAAATCAATCCTCAGGTGTTTTAGGTTTtctggtggtttggtttttttttttagtgcatttAGGTATTTTCCATGCCGTGAGGAGAGTGGGAGGTGGTGGTTTCAACCCCTGCGAAGGAGAAAAGCGGTGGAAGAGAAAGAATTAGGCATAAAACTACCCACCTTGGGGTGCGTGTGGAAAGAGCAATTCTGGGCCAAAAATCTTCACgctatgtggaaaaaaaacccaaacatttcagGGGTCGGTGCCGGCGAGCTGTGCCGTGAGGGGAACGAGGGGACGATGTTGCCGGGGGGGGGAGGCTGAGGCGGCGATGgcgcctggggcgggggggggggaggccgagGCCTCCGCCACCCCCATGGCCGAGTGGAAATGCGCATTTCTGGGCATTTTCGCATCCTTCTGCAAAGGCGGcgaggagaagaaggggagggggatgGGGGAAGGTCAGGTTTCACCCGCAGCGCTTTCGCCGCCTGCCTGGAGGGGATACGCACATCAGGAGGAGCCCCTCCACCGCGCTCCTGGCACGGCTGAAGCCCACGctcgccgccccggcccccgcagccGCCCATCGTCCGTCCTtccccccgctgcccgcccggcgCCATTTTGTCGCCTCGGCGTCGCTCGCCGTGGCCtcgccgggcggccattttgtgaaacgagcggcggggcgggggagggggaaGTGGCGCAGTTCCTGCAGTACCGCGGACGCGGCGGCGCTGTGGAGCcagaggcggcggggccgggccgtgAGGGACAGCCCACGGCCGCCTCCTCCTTTTGTCAGGCAAATACCCTCCCTTTTCTTGCTTGTATCTCTTCTTTTGCCACAAAAAGCGTGGTGCCCTTAAAACACCTGGTGGAGGCCGATCGCCTCAGCAAGATTCACCCTCGGACGAAGCAATCCGATAAAGGAGATTAAAGTCTACTCCCCCGGCTGGGCTGTGAGGGAAAGTTAGCCGCACGgagaattaatatttatttttaggagctattccccccctcctccctccaactttttttcccagtgataAATCACCGAGGTCAATAACCCGCCTTGACAAACAGGACAACCTCTGCGacaaatctctcttctttttgtttttaaacccctCACCTATAGGCCCTAATGGACACTCCAGCAAAATAAAGATGTAACGTAAACAGCTTGAAGCCAGGTCTGGGTGAAAATTGTTAATTTGGGGGAAATAGGGTTGCGGGATGCTGTAGTCACTGCTGATACGATGAAGGAAAGCTAGGATATGAAATGTCAAAGCCCTGCTTGCAGGCATGTGCCGTGCATctattttcagaaacagggtgtgttggggtttgggtttttttttttctttttttttttttcaaattttgtaaATAACCCAGTGTATCACTTGCAGCCTGGTAACACACATTAACTGTCTGCATCGATTTTGCCTCATATTATCAAAAACACAtcgtgctttaaaaataaattgtggcACTGGGTGTTTCAGTTTTGCGGGGGAAAATGGGACAAAAAGGagaatactgcattttttttttaatacatcctGCCGGTGCTGCATAATGAAGCTAGAGAAATTCAGGGCTTGGGCTGGTCCCAGAGTAATCCCTGgttccccacacccccccccccttagccAGCAGGATCAGTCCacttttcatttaagaaataGTAGTTTTTTAGGTTGTGTCAAAGGCAGGAAAGTGCAGAAAATGGGTCCGAACACTCTGCAGGGAAGGACAATGCTGCAGCAAGCCAGCTGGGATATGGTTGCAATTAACCCGGGTCGACCAAAGGAAAAACCCAGTTTTCCTCCAGCTCTCTCCAtcccatttgaaaaaaaacaacaaaacatcatCAGCACTAAGCACCTGACCCTCCTCCCAGAGCATTTTCCAGCCAGCAaagccctggcagctgcttcagcctcagtttcccctcctgcagcatttccctctgctcagccagCTCTTTCCCAGCTCCTTAAAGGTAGTGATGGCAGAGCGAAGGCATGCGAGGAATCCGGCTCATCTCTGCTTTTTGCATTTCTCACGGCTGACCCGGGGCGAATGCTGAGGAAAAGCATTTTCCAGCCCGTTTCCCTTTACGGGCTTGCTTTCCTTGTGCCATGCCAAAATCTTCGGCTTGCAAACAAAACCTGCAACAAGGCCTTATATATTACAAAGCAACACTTTGActactgatttaaaaatactatGGCCATGCCTGTCAGCTCCTCCTTTAATTTAAAAGCTCCTTTTAAAAGACAGGCAGTCCTTTGAGTTGCAAGGAAGATTaacctttgggttttttatgGGATACACCGTTGTATTCCTGGGAGCAAATTGGACTCGCAGCAGGGTACGGTATTGGATGCCTTTGCTGGGAAAACCCAGGGAAATTTTATCCCCTGGCCGCACCCAGCCTGaagtgaagaaatatttgcatttgcttCTCCTTGGAGGGCAGCCAggtccctccctgctctccttggCCTGCCAAGAGGGATTGCAAGAAAAGATGGGCTTATtgcagcagctgagggaaggGCAGGGCCCGGTTGGTGTGATTCAGAGGTGTACAATTCTCTTTGCCCTTTTGCACTGCCATTGGAATAAGACACGAGACACCTCGAGTGGGTTTTATGCCTGGGTGGTCTCGGGGGGCTCTGCAAGGCTTTGGGGGgctcccagggcagagcaggagctTCATATTGCTCCGTgtgtgctttgtatttgttttatttttgctagcAGACCCAGGCGCTTGCAAAAGCACTTGCAACAGGGCAAGGAGCCCAAGGACAGGCTGAGCCGTCACAGCCCATGTGGGCTTGCTCAGCAGCAGGATAGGACCCAGCTCCCACAGCTTCACCCCTGCAAAATCTCCTCCACGCGGCTCAGCCAGCGCTGGAAATTCCTCGAGATCCTCCCGGGGGAAAATGCGGGGCTGTGCTTTTCAGGCATAGCAACACTCCCCATGCCTCAGCTTGTAATGCTTCTCCACTTATCCGAGAAGAAAATGGCTTAAATCAGTCTTTTATCCTCTTACCTCCATGTCCGTCTATCTCTGTCCCTTGTCATCCTCTGCTCCTGGAAAAGTATGCCAAATCTGACCACTTCTGCGTCCCTTCACCGTGCCACCAAACTCTCCAGCTGTACCTTGTCCTTCTCCTCACCCTCCAGCATCTTCTCCAAAGCTTCACGTCGATAAAAACATTTCCCTGCCTACCTCCAGCCAAAACTTGCCGCAGTCCTGGTGCTAACAGCCCATCCCGGTTTGCTCTGCAGGGGAAATATGCGAACCCTTCCTGCCATTAGCTCTGCGGAGGGGTAGCATAGCTTGCtgagcacccaagggtgctgccCGGAGGGTTTAAGCCAGTGTGCAATGCGAGAATGCATCCAAAACGCCACTCAGTATCAGCGTTTCCATCCTCCCTGAAAACCTCGCTTGGGAAAATACCCGTATTGcaaaaaaaacaagcaaccctATGCTCTCTGGGgcttcccttccccactccctTTGGCCACCACCAAGTCTGCCCACGTCTTTTTACTTCTTCAGCATCATTTTGGTGCCTGGTTTTCCCCACGAGGCAAAAGACTTTAGAAAGCGAGAGGTAACTTTGAGCATGGGACTTCCCCAGCATGGGACGCAGGGTCCCCACCCAGCCGGACCCAAAGCCACCTACTTACGTGACCGAGACAGACCGCAACTTTACATTAACATCCTATTTATAAGTAAGTTTATAGCGAGTTATGACCTGATTGATGGGCCGTAGACGCACATTAACAAACGTTGAGTAATAGGCTTTGTAGATGGGGAGAGTTGGCAGGAAATAATTGTGGAGTTGGTGTGATTAATCAACCAGCCCACTGGACTCCAGTGCATACATTAACCCTTTCATTCATAAATACAGCATGTGCTGGAGAGACATTATACAACATGACCTAGAAGCATATGGCTGCTGGtttggtgatatttttttttttcagcagctccCTTTTTTCCATCAGGAAAGCATTAAACATCATCTCAGATGCTCTTGCTATTTTCTGCTCTTGATTTGTGgctttcagttaaaaagaaaacccctctTTCTCTGGCTGGTTTGCAATGCCCTCGCAAACAAAACCACTAAGCACCAGTGACATCAGTTGCACAGATGTTGGGCACACAGAAAAAGAGTCTAATTTCTGCTGGTTTGGAGGTTGGACCCAGAGAAGATGGAAAAGCTTCCGATGGCGGAGTGATGTTGTCTTGGATAATGTGCAATAACGGGGCTATCGGATATAGGAGAGTGCGTTTAGCTGGAATTTTTCTGCCTGATGGAGGAATTTGTGCTCTGGCTGCCCTCTGCCGGCTCTGGGACTTGGTTGAGATGGAGCCCAGAGAGCACAGGCTGtctgcaaaaaaatccccaccaccAAACACCCTTTGATCAACACCACCGCACATAGTAAAATCCCAAGTCCGGCCCCAAAAAACGAACCTCTGCTCTCCCCTGGGGCGACAGCGGCATCTGCCAAATCACTGCACCCCGAAATCAGCTGCGTTATTGTCCTGAGCGACCTGACTTTTGCCATGCCTATAAAACctaaaaagtggcttttttttcttatttttaaacttgcATTGTATGGGTTTGGAATGCAGGGCGGATGAAAGAAACAAGGGTTTTTAAACTCGGGGTTTTATTTAACTGTGAGTAACTAAATCAGTGCCTGCTCTCTGCATCACCGCAGAGAGAAATGTTTAATTGAAACCCCAAGGAAGCtcgagaagaaagaaaaaacacccaagGAAACCAAACCGGCCTCggaaaaggagtttaaaaaaagaaataagtgaaCGAAACCTCAGCTCCTCCACCACCACTGCTCTGCCAGGGCTTTTTACGTTTGTAACAAGCACAGAGCCGTGCCGGGACACTACATCTGTGCTTCTCCACTTGGCCAGCCCAGCAGGTTGGGGTCCTGGGTACATTTTGGTGATGAAAATGCCAGTCATGCAGCTATTTGGGGGTGCAGCAGGCACCCCGGGACCAGCTGCAGGGTGCATCCTGGTGGGTGCACCCCCTTTTTGGTGGCTGGTGCTGGAAGATGGAGGCTGAGCCACGGGGTTTTAGCAGGACGACTCGTTTCGCCGACGGACGTGGCAGGACTTGCAGAGGAGGTGGTCGTCCAGGGGGTAGCACCCATTCTCTGTCGGCTCCGGTGACAAGGGCGTCCCGCAGCTCTGGGGGcgagaggggaaagggaagccACGTTTTAGGGGTCCCCATGCTGCATTTGCATGTGACACACTGTGCCATTGTATCCCACCTTTCCTGCAAAATCCACCAGCActtggaaaaaagcagcaaactatATCAAAAGCATGAAAAGCTGAAGCTCTCCTAGCCAAACACATTGTCCTTTTCACCTGATTTAACTGTTTTTCCCCCTCCAGGTCACTTGCAAGATAAACTGCTGGCTAAAAAATAACCCTGGGCGCTGTGAGCCCCGTGGCCATGCTCTGCAAAGGCTCGGTGCCAAACACCTCAGCTTTTGGGGGCCCATCAGGACTGTACCTCGCAGCGGTAGCAGCTCTCATGGAAACTGCGTCCCAGGCACTCAATCTTGTAGGTGTCCTTGTCCTCGCGGGGGACAATGGGGTGCTCGCAGGCACTGCAAACTGCAGCATATTTCCTGGTGGGAGCAAACAGGGGCAGCATGAGCCCTGTGGGGTGACGAGGATGAGCTGAGCCCCCCCAACATGGGGGATGCTCCCCTGTTTCCGTGCTCACCGACCTGTAAAAGTCAGCCACACAGTACACCTCGTcccgctcgtccacggcaaagctctCGGCGCCGATGGCCCGGCCGCAGGCGGtgcaggagaagcaggcaggGTGGTAGCCCTTGCCCAGGGCACGGACAATGCGCTCCGCAATCAGCCCCCGGCACTTGGCACATTTCTCCAGCGTGGTCTGGAGTTTGGGGACACACACTATAAGATGGCAGCTCCCACTCCAAGAAACTGCATCTGCCACTCCTCTGAGGGCGCTGGTTGTCCCCGAGGAAGGATGGGTACCTGGTAGCAGGCATCGCACATGGGCCGCCCGTCTCTTTGGTAGTAGCGCTGGCCGGCCAGGAGCCGGTGGCATGTCCGGCAGGTGAAGCAGTCAGCGTGGTACTGCTTCCGCATCGCCTCCACCGTTGGCTCCCGGGGTCCCACCACTTTGTGGCAGAAGGCACAGATGTctgtgggaagaagggagaggggttCGGTGccgtgtgcctcagtttcccgaACTGGGAACAAGCCCACACTGCGCAACTGGGTCCCCCCCTTACCTCTGGAGCTGTCCCTCTCCGGGTAGCCATTCGCATCCTGCCACTGCGGCTTGCCCGCTTGCTCCCGGCAAAATTTGGGCGGCCTCAATTCAGCGGGGAAGGCAGAAGGAGCCTGAtaagcagggaaagcaaaggcaTGCTACATTTATGCTcttgcaggtggggaaactgaggcactggggCAATTGCACCCCATCGTCCTCACCTGGAGGGTGGCAGGTGTTGCAAGGTCCAATTGCTGCAGCGCCGGACCCAGTGCCTCTGCGGACAAGGGCTGGGGTGCTTCGGAGAGGACAAGGACCGGCGGGGACGAAGGCACGGGGGCCGCTGGGCGGATTTCTGCAGTGAAAGCCAGACATGGCAGGTTTAGGAGGGCAATAACATCCAATAACGCCCTGTCACAATAACGCCCCAACAGCTTTGCAGCGGCGCTTGCTGACCTGCCCCAAAAGCAAACGCTGTCCCAGCCAGAGTGGACAAACAGCACTGATAAGCGCCCGGCGATGGAGAGCAAACacagcccttccccagcagccGGATCCATCCCGGGATGGGTGCAGGGATTTGGGgaatagcccccccccccaaaaaaccccatccctccctgcctgaATGCGCATCCTTTAGGAAAGCATCTCCGCAGCATCCTCAGCACCATCATCATCCTCCCAACACCACTTGCAGCCCCCCTGCGGATGCCCCTCACCTCCGTTGGGCAATGTGGGGGGCTGTGGCGGTGGGGTCTGGGGGTGATGTGCGCCTGGGACCTCGGCACCGTCCGGCTGCGGCTCTCTTTGGGTTTTCTCCTTGGTGAGCACCTCCCTCCGCGGCGGCACCAGGGTGATGAAGACTGATGAAGCGATCCTCTTCTCCGCTTTCCCTGGCAGCATCGCTGAAGTCATAGAGGGGCCAGACCTGGGTTCGATTTTAGGGAAAATAAGATAAAAGAGAGCAAAACCCACGGGCGCACCGGCAGCTCCTGCAGCCACACTGCCCTTCGGCCTCAACCCgcctccctcctcaccctcccGGAAAGGGAGAAGGAACGAGCGTGCCTGTCCCACGTCACGGCAATAAATGGTCTCATGCCTGGGACGACACAGGGTAAAGGgtcccagcaaagcagcagccgAAATCTCCCATTTTCATGCCTCTGTGGCCAAACCCCACCCTTTTGTAAGCATCTTAACCCCCTTTATTTCCTCTTATTGTCCCCACCTGGGATTAAActtcctgcaggcagcaggaaaaaCCCACCTTTCCCCTTAAAAATGGGGTTGCAATGAATCTGCTTTTGCAAACTCTTTTTTGGAGTGTTTCTAGGTCCCCTAGCTCCCCATTGCCCTGCTAATCACTTCCAGCTCAAGGCATCCCCCCTTTAtttttgcagatggggaaaccAAGGCATGATGTTACAAATCACCGCATCCCCGTCACCGAAACAGCCCCCGAGCATCGCCTGGCGGTGCAGGCAGGATGCGCCTGACCCCGATAAACCCCGCTCGGGAAGGAAAAGGACTGTTTATTCAGCTTCCCAACGGGAAAAGCAGCTGGGGCGAAGCTTCCCCTTCCCAAACGGGATGGTTTGGAGGAGGGGGGAACCCCGAGGCTTTAGCCGGGGTGTCGCGCCAGTGAAGCAGGATTCATCCTCGAGATTAATCGGCGGCCTGAAAAATACCTGTGTGACGAGTTGCCCGGTCTCATGCCCTGGTGCAGGGTGGCTCTGCTCCCCCAAAATCCCGCTCAAAGACGCCAGTGCATCCTTTCAGGGGCAGCCGGTCCCCCCGTGGTGGGGGAAAAGCTTCAGGACGTGCACGCTGGTGATTTCAGCCTCTGACTCAAGCAGGGGAAGggattaaataggaaaaaaccctGAGCGGAttcgctccctccttccctccctccccgccggcaAAACCCCAAACGGGCTCCAGCGCTGCCAGCCTTTGCCCAGCTGCTCAAATCCTCGCCCGCGGGAGCTGCCGGttttcctcctccctggct
It contains:
- the FBLIM1 gene encoding filamin-binding LIM protein 1 isoform X1; protein product: MRPGNSSHRSGPSMTSAMLPGKAEKRIASSVFITLVPPRREVLTKEKTQREPQPDGAEVPGAHHPQTPPPQPPTLPNGEIRPAAPVPSSPPVLVLSEAPQPLSAEALGPALQQLDLATPATLQAPSAFPAELRPPKFCREQAGKPQWQDANGYPERDSSRDICAFCHKVVGPREPTVEAMRKQYHADCFTCRTCHRLLAGQRYYQRDGRPMCDACYQTTLEKCAKCRGLIAERIVRALGKGYHPACFSCTACGRAIGAESFAVDERDEVYCVADFYRSVSTETGEHPPCWGGSAHPRHPTGLMLPLFAPTRKYAAVCSACEHPIVPREDKDTYKIECLGRSFHESCYRCESCGTPLSPEPTENGCYPLDDHLLCKSCHVRRRNESSC
- the FBLIM1 gene encoding filamin-binding LIM protein 1 isoform X3, which encodes MRPGNSSHRSGPSMTSAMLPGKAEKRIASSVFITLVPPRREVLTKEKTQREPQPDGAEVPGAHHPQTPPPQPPTLPNGEIRPAAPVPSSPPVLVLSEAPQPLSAEALGPALQQLDLATPATLQAPSAFPAELRPPKFCREQAGKPQWQDANGYPERDSSRDICAFCHKVVGPREPTVEAMRKQYHADCFTCRTCHRLLAGQRYYQRDGRPMCDACYQTTLEKCAKCRGLIAERIVRALGKGYHPACFSCTACGRAIGAESFAVDERDEVYCVADFYRKYAAVCSACEHPIVPREDKDTYKIECLGRSFHESCYRCESCGTPLSPEPTENGCYPLDDHLLCKSCHVRRRNESSC
- the FBLIM1 gene encoding filamin-binding LIM protein 1 isoform X2; this encodes MTSAMLPGKAEKRIASSVFITLVPPRREVLTKEKTQREPQPDGAEVPGAHHPQTPPPQPPTLPNGEIRPAAPVPSSPPVLVLSEAPQPLSAEALGPALQQLDLATPATLQAPSAFPAELRPPKFCREQAGKPQWQDANGYPERDSSRDICAFCHKVVGPREPTVEAMRKQYHADCFTCRTCHRLLAGQRYYQRDGRPMCDACYQTTLEKCAKCRGLIAERIVRALGKGYHPACFSCTACGRAIGAESFAVDERDEVYCVADFYRSVSTETGEHPPCWGGSAHPRHPTGLMLPLFAPTRKYAAVCSACEHPIVPREDKDTYKIECLGRSFHESCYRCESCGTPLSPEPTENGCYPLDDHLLCKSCHVRRRNESSC